TACATCAGGATTAtttatatatacacacatgtaatattttcaaatacatgtttaacATACTTGAAAACATGTAATTTTTATTCCTACTTTTTCATGGACATAGTACATTTTCAATAAGCCAGCAACATTTTATGTACAGACGTTTAACATTTGTCAAATACATCATTACATTTTTTAAGCATATATTTTTATGTCCaatttttccatacacattgttcatttTTTACATACATCAGGAAAAAAATgtacacacatttaacattttctaaatacatgatttacattttttaaaacttataatTTTTTAAGTATAATTTTTTCCATACAGTTAAACATTTATTGTATGCATCGGAAAtatatttttctatacacatttaacattttacaaatgcatgattaatattttttgacTAATATGGAATATTTGGgagtacaaaaaagaaaaaaagaaaaaatggaaaaaTGTGAGAAATAAATAGTAAAGAACGAGCGTTTTGAGGCCGGTAGCCTTcgtgcgctgggccggcccattctggTGCTCGCTTCAGGCGAGCCAACCATATGTTCGCTTGCGCGCCCCGAAAAGCCTGCTTTCTTTAGGGGTAAAAGCTAAGTTTTATGAACCAAAACTCACAAGGAGTGGAATACAAAATTCATCATGGGGTGCCCAATCACACAAGTGGCGCCCCTGCCGAAATCATTAATTAAGAAGTACTCGTTGCAAAAAACACTTCACTTTTCCAGGTCGTGACAAATGACGCACATGCagcgtgccacttgtcgcaacctgggagttttccttttttttcataaatccgtttattcaaaacgttttatcttttaaaccgtgcgtccaaatctcgaaccgttttcatcattatttctcgcgtcgagatattcaaaactagatcccatgatgataggttttgacgaactttttttcatgaaaaaaccggacgaaaaaaatcaggcgaaaaaaccgaaccgggagcacggtttttttcccttttcgaaagaggcacgcccgtgcctcttgtgaaatcacacccgtgcctctcgtgggagcaaaaccgtgactctcatggaagaaaaaaaacagaaaacatgtttttttttcgtttccgagaggcacgaccgtgactctcgtgaaagaaaaaaacagaaaacatgtatTTTTTCTCTTTCTGAGAAGCACGGCCGTGAcactcgcgaaagcacaaccgtgcctctcgcggaagcaaaaccgtgactctcgcaaaaaaaCAGAAACATGTTTTGTTTTCTCCTTTCCGATAGGCATGCctgtgactctcgcggaagcacaaccgtgcctctcgcggaagcaaaactgtgactctcgtgaaagaaaaaaaacagaaaacatgttttttttcgtttccgaatggcacggccgtgactctcgctaaagcacaaccgtggctctcgtggaaaaaaaaccatgactttcgcgaaagaaaaaaaacacgttttttcacGCAAAAAAGTTTTTCCGAAttttttttatcgaaaagctaaggaagatcgagggaaaaccaaaacatcgattttttttgaaaaaaaaaagaaaacacgtgcggaaaaataaaaaaaataaaattcagAGAAAGTATCCAGAGCGCGACACATGGCGAATGGCTGAGAACGCGtcaagtgacgctgatcgttgcgagacTCCGAAGGAGGGCTCCTTAACTAGTTGCTCCCCGCCCCCGCTACCTAACAACGAGGACGTCACTGGGCTGCGGCAGCAGCTCTGGCTCGTCTTTGGCACCCACTCTCATGGCCCAACCCATTATCATGTTTAGCTCCCTCGGTCACTGTGTTCGCTTGCTCGATTGGCTTTCTTTTCTTCTGATTTAAATTGGTTGTTCCTTTTGTTCTTTCTTGTGATTTTCATTggatttttttctttatttttctacgTGTTTCGCTTACATTTCTCATCAGCATTTTTTCATTACTTCCACTATTTTGCTTTCTGTTTTGCACTGCTTTGTATTCGTTTTACCTTATCTTTACTTATATTTGTCTTTTGTTTCTTTCTGGGTTTTCTTCTGTTTGTCCTTTATTTTCAACTCGTCTCTACTTGTTTCctacatattgtacattttttgtatatgatGGGAATATTTTTGTTCACGTTTAACATTTTCCGAATAATTTATTGACATCTTTTAAAATATATAATTTGGCGTCTAAATCTTTGAATACATGTTctgcattttttgtatacatcagaacCATTTTTATACCTGTTCAAAGATTTTTAAATATATGAATAACATTTTTTTCTAAATATATGTTTGGATGTCTACTTTagtttttttatacatgttataCATTTTTCTCTATACATCATGATTTTTTGATACATGTTCCTTTTTCTACAATAATTCCTATATTTTTTGACCATTAattcctctgtttctaaatataaatcttttaaGATATTTTTGTagagactacatacggatgtatacagacatattttagagtgtagattcactcgttttactccgtatatagtccatattagaatatctaaaaagacttatatttagtaaCAAAGGGAGTATGGTTAACATTTTTAAATATATATGGGTTTGAAATTTACTTTCCATACATGTGTTCATCTTTCATATTCATCAGGAACATTTTCTATTtatgtttattttttttaaaatacaGTATTCACATTTATTAAATGTCAGGTGCATTTTTTGAAATGCGTGCACATGTTTTTGTCACATTTTTTTGCATGCTATCAATATTTCTTTAAATTCTACGAATAAAAAATTTACACCGCGTTATCATTCTCAAATGCATGGTTTTTTTTAGTCAAATTTATGTTTTTGAAAAACATGTATTTAGAATATTTTTCACAAACATAAACAAAAACAGAGGGAATAAAGAACTAACCTCGGAGGAACTTTCACCGGCCATTAATGGTGAATCCTAACGCGAGTGTACGCTCGATTCTGCACTAAGCGGCGCCTAGCCGCATGAGAGCCCTTCTTCAATGCCTTATGCGCCGTTAGCGCGAACTGGCGCTCACGCTGCTCCCCTCTTGGCTCGGCCAACCAGCAGACGAGTGCTGCTCATGATGCGTGGTTTTTTCGCTTCTCTGGTCACTGGTTCACAATTGTTCGATCGTGGTAGACCGGTCCAATGTTGACCGGTTGGCCATTAATTTTTTGAGATTTGCTAAAAAAGGAATTTAACAAAATTGTTCACAAAAAGTTCGGAAAAATCACGGGttcaaaaaaagttcacggatttcaaaaagatcacgaattttgaaaaaaaaatcacgaaACCGAAAAAAGTTCagaaagttcatgaaatttgaaaaaatcTCATACATTTGacaaaaagttcacgaattttaaaaaatcAACTTTTTGAAAAAGtgcttgaaattaaaaaaaatatgcatttgaaaatgttcatgattttataaAAGTTCTTGAGTTTGAAGAAGAACGTTCATGAAATTGAAAACAGTTTATGTACttaaaaaattgaaaataaaatggaaaatgaaatttaaaAGAAAAGCAAAACATTTTAAAACCgtccagaaaataaataaataaactggtCAAAAGTTTCTAGAAGCTCCCCAAAACTAGCCGGAAACCGGAAAAAAGAGCAGCCCGCGCCACACGGGTTGAACGGGAAAGTGCGCGTGGTGATACATTTGTGAAAGAAAAAGAGTGAATGGGCCAAGCCCGAGGGGGAGAGGGTGTGCGCCGACACTTTTAACCGGTGCAACGGGCGCCAAATAAGATTGGGGGTTTGTTAATGGGACTGAGGGAGTATAATTGAGTAGACTATTGGGTCTGAATTTCCTTATAATCTTAGTATTATTTTACTTTAGGGCTTAGTATCCATTCTGCCATCAAACCATTCATTGAACATGTACCATGAAATCATGTTTTACTACCTCATTGGAATAGGAGTATTTGATAAACTGAAAGACAAGCCATCAGGTCCCACAGGTACTCCATCAGAGTAGGACCCAAAAACTGTTTGTCGGGAGAGTCAAACTCAAGTCTCTGGTATCTTCGGCCcctacgggccgaaattggcagcGGCAACACCAAGGCTGCCCTCAGTTGCTTGGTGGCAAGAACTAGCGCTGCTACTAGCGCCAACCTCACGAATCCCTCTGCTCCACAGCCTCTTAATCGACCTCATCCTCGCCAAACCCTGTGACTTCCCGGCATCACCATCACGCGGCACCAACGGAGATTCCGTGGCCTCCGGGACCTCGATGGCAATCGCCGCCGTTGCTCCAGCGGACGAGCTCGGGCCGCCGACTGTTCTTCCAGTCGTGACCGCGTCCGGGGATCCCCAGAACAGCACGTTGGTGGGCAGGTTTGTAGCGTAATTCGCCGGTTCAGGGCGCACCGGAGGTAGAGCCAGCGGCAAGGCGTCCGGCTTGTCGACATCGATGCGGCAGAGCGGACAGGTGGGGTGGGAATGCAGCCACAGGTCGACGCACTCGGCGTGGAAGCCGTGTCCGCACTTGGGCAAGAACCTGGCCGCCTCGCCCTCGGAAAGCTCGGCGAGGCACACGGCGCACTCCAGCGCATCCTCGAAGTCCTTCGCACGGTACAGCGTCACCGGCAGCGCCCGCAGCACCACCAGATCAACACCTTTTGCGACGCCGGAAGCCGAAGCTGCGCCAACGCCGAGGCGCAGACCGCTCCTCGCCGTCCCGGCCCCTCCCCGAACGCCGTGGCGACTGGCAATGAGGTAGTGGTAAAGAACGAAGACGAGGGCGAGGCCGAGGAAGAGGAGGGCGACAGCAGAGAAGACGACGTCGCCGTCGACTACCGTGGTGGGAGTCCGTGCACTGGGCAGAGCGCTGCCCGCGTCGTCCCCGGGCAACGATGACATGTTGAAGCGCGCCTCCGCACTTCGTCGTGAGCAGTGAACTTCGTATATCTACCGAGTGGCCCGCTATGATTTATGAGCTTGGTCTCTCGATACTTTGCTGCTTTGTTGGAGAGGGTTTGGTGGTGGTACATGGACCGACCTGGTGGAGTTGGTGTGTTGGCGTGGGTG
The window above is part of the Triticum aestivum cultivar Chinese Spring chromosome 2A, IWGSC CS RefSeq v2.1, whole genome shotgun sequence genome. Proteins encoded here:
- the LOC123185515 gene encoding E3 ubiquitin-protein ligase EL5-like; its protein translation is MSSLPGDDAGSALPSARTPTTVVDGDVVFSAVALLFLGLALVFVLYHYLIASRHGVRGGAGTARSGLRLGVGAASASGVAKGVDLVVLRALPVTLYRAKDFEDALECAVCLAELSEGEAARFLPKCGHGFHAECVDLWLHSHPTCPLCRIDVDKPDALPLALPPVRPEPANYATNLPTNVLFWGSPDAVTTGRTVGGPSSSAGATAAIAIEVPEATESPLVPRDGDAGKSQGLARMRSIKRLWSRGIREVGASSSASSCHQATEGSLGVAAANFGP